In the genome of Fulvivirga maritima, one region contains:
- the pth gene encoding aminoacyl-tRNA hydrolase, translating to MKYLIAGLGNIGAEYELTRHNIGFLTLDRMADVHGFKFNNERLAEKAEFKYKSRQIHLIKPTTYMNLSGKAVNYWLKELKIPKENLLVLVDDIAIPFGNLRLRMKGSAAGHNGLKNIEQLTGGNNYSRLKMGIGDNYAKGQQIDYVLSPFTKKEFEELPFIMDKAIDMTLSFCTIGATRTMNEFND from the coding sequence ATGAAGTACTTAATAGCAGGTTTAGGAAACATTGGCGCAGAGTATGAGCTAACCAGACATAACATCGGTTTTCTTACACTAGACAGAATGGCTGACGTGCATGGCTTTAAATTTAACAATGAGCGTCTGGCTGAGAAAGCAGAATTTAAGTATAAGTCGAGGCAGATACACCTAATAAAGCCTACCACCTATATGAACCTGAGTGGTAAAGCTGTTAACTATTGGCTTAAAGAGCTTAAAATACCCAAAGAGAACCTATTAGTATTAGTAGATGATATTGCTATTCCTTTTGGCAACCTGCGTCTGCGCATGAAGGGATCAGCAGCAGGACATAATGGGCTTAAAAATATTGAACAGCTTACCGGAGGCAACAACTACTCTCGTCTAAAGATGGGAATTGGTGATAACTATGCTAAAGGTCAGCAAATAGATTATGTACTAAGTCCATTCACAAAAAAGGAATTTGAAGAGCTGCCTTTTATTATGGATAAAGCTATTGATATGACCCTCTCCTTTTGCACCATTGGAGCAACAAGAACCATGAATGAATTTAATGATTAA
- the argB gene encoding acetylglutamate kinase — translation MSKNKVLIKYGGNAMQSEDLKNQIAQKIKILHESGFEVLLMHGGGPFINKALELAGIESEFFDGQRHTSAEALVHIERALKGEVNSSLVGLLNKTGLKAVGLSGKDGMLAIAEKRWHVPLSGGEKIDLGQVGDVKSMNTDLPQRLLTAGYIPVVTCIASDDEGNDYNINADMFAGHLAAALEVDEYVLLTDVDGLFENYPDPDSILHSVKLSDIEAMYGDIITGGMIPKLESCEIAMKNGAARATILNGTKPEQITDYLLHRKSIGTTIQK, via the coding sequence ATGAGCAAAAATAAGGTTCTTATAAAGTATGGAGGCAACGCCATGCAAAGTGAAGACTTGAAGAATCAAATCGCCCAAAAAATCAAAATTTTACATGAATCTGGATTTGAGGTGCTTTTGATGCATGGAGGAGGCCCGTTTATTAACAAAGCACTGGAGCTAGCCGGTATTGAGTCTGAGTTTTTTGATGGACAAAGGCATACTAGCGCCGAAGCATTGGTGCATATTGAAAGAGCACTAAAAGGTGAAGTGAATAGCTCTCTGGTAGGTTTGCTTAACAAAACCGGACTGAAAGCTGTAGGTCTGAGCGGAAAAGACGGTATGCTGGCTATAGCTGAAAAAAGATGGCACGTGCCTTTATCGGGAGGTGAGAAGATAGACCTGGGGCAGGTAGGGGACGTAAAGAGCATGAATACTGATTTGCCACAGCGATTGCTCACTGCAGGTTATATTCCGGTAGTTACCTGTATCGCTTCTGATGATGAGGGGAATGACTATAATATTAATGCGGATATGTTTGCCGGCCATTTGGCTGCAGCCTTAGAGGTAGATGAATATGTGCTGCTTACTGATGTAGACGGCCTTTTTGAAAATTATCCTGACCCTGACTCCATTTTACATAGTGTAAAGCTTAGCGATATTGAAGCGATGTATGGAGATATTATTACCGGAGGTATGATCCCCAAGCTGGAGTCTTGCGAGATAGCCATGAAAAATGGTGCAGCCAGGGCTACCATCCTGAATGGTACTAAGCCAGAGCAGATCACAGATTATTTATTGCATAGAAAATCAATAGGTACAACAATACAGAAATGA
- the argC gene encoding N-acetyl-gamma-glutamyl-phosphate reductase: MSNTRKKVAIVGASGYTGSELARFLLHHPEVEIAMITSETHEGKPFSTLHPQFTGQLDMPLVSAQRVTDEPLDVVFLALPHGVSMNFVMQWADKSFKIIDLSGDFRLKNSEVYEHWYKKDHNYEKGFDHAVYGLPELHKDDIVQSDLVANPGCYPTTSTLGVAPLVAEKLIDIEGIIIDAKSGITGAGIKPSLTTHFSNVNDNFKAYGVKSHRHTIEIEEQLGFLNEGEVKVQFTPHLLPLDRGILATSYSTPLNDMTQEKLDDLYQSFYEEKPFVRVRESLPTLKDVRGSNYCDVHPVWDERTNRIMVFSAIDNLVKGAAGQAIQNMNLMLGFEETSGLLLNPLKP; the protein is encoded by the coding sequence ATGAGTAATACGCGAAAAAAAGTAGCAATTGTAGGAGCTTCTGGTTATACAGGTTCCGAACTCGCTCGTTTTTTACTGCATCACCCAGAGGTAGAAATTGCCATGATCACCTCTGAAACGCACGAAGGAAAGCCATTTTCTACTTTACATCCTCAGTTTACCGGGCAGCTTGATATGCCTTTGGTATCCGCACAAAGAGTAACTGATGAGCCTTTGGATGTTGTTTTTCTGGCATTGCCACACGGTGTTTCTATGAATTTTGTGATGCAATGGGCAGATAAATCATTTAAAATTATTGATCTCAGTGGAGACTTCAGGTTAAAAAACTCTGAAGTGTATGAGCACTGGTATAAGAAAGATCATAATTATGAAAAAGGATTTGATCATGCTGTATATGGATTGCCAGAGCTACATAAAGATGATATAGTACAATCAGATTTGGTGGCTAATCCAGGCTGTTATCCTACTACTTCTACGCTAGGAGTAGCTCCATTGGTAGCCGAAAAACTGATAGATATAGAAGGCATTATAATAGATGCTAAATCAGGAATTACTGGAGCAGGTATAAAGCCTAGCCTTACCACCCACTTTTCTAATGTTAATGATAATTTCAAGGCCTATGGAGTAAAAAGTCATCGGCATACTATTGAAATAGAAGAGCAGCTAGGATTTCTTAATGAAGGAGAAGTGAAGGTTCAATTTACACCTCACCTGCTACCGCTAGATAGAGGAATACTGGCTACCAGCTATTCTACTCCACTAAACGACATGACCCAGGAAAAGCTGGACGATTTATACCAATCTTTTTATGAAGAAAAGCCATTTGTAAGGGTGAGAGAATCTTTACCTACTTTGAAAGACGTGAGAGGTAGTAATTACTGTGATGTGCACCCTGTGTGGGATGAACGTACTAACAGAATAATGGTTTTTTCGGCCATTGATAATCTTGTAAAAGGAGCCGCAGGGCAGGCTATTCAGAATATGAACCTGATGCTTGGCTTTGAAGAAACCTCAGGCCTATTACTTAATCCATTGAAACCATAA
- the purL gene encoding phosphoribosylformylglycinamidine synthase, producing MIQFFRSQGQQYYAVDLSQQLQEADINKLKWLFGQAETIEAPQLEGYFVGPRKEMITPWSTNAVEITQNMGIEGIKRIEQFTQVEERSAEYDPMLEVLYHNLDQQLFTIAKSPDPVIEIDDISTFNKKEGLALSEEEVEYLEGVSKKLDRKLTDSEVFGFSQVNSEHCRHKIFNGVFIINGKEMDKSLFQMIKETSTKNPNYIVSAYKDNVAFIQGPKAEQFSPKTPDKPDYFTTKEIDTVISLKAETHNFPTTVEPFNGAATGSGGEIRDRLAGGKGSLPLAGTAVYMTSYSRLEEGRKWEENIQPRKWLYQTPMDILIKASDGASDFGNKFGQPLICGSLLTFEHEENDKKFGFDKVIMLAGGIGFGKKHDSLKASPEKGDEIVILGGDNYRIGMGGGAVSSVATGEFGNSIELNAIQRSNPEMQKRVMNTIRAMVESDENPIISIHDHGAGGHLNCLSELVEETGGTIDVNKLPVGDPTLSDKEIVGNESQERMGLVMKSKDLDYLKKVADRERSPMYAVGHATGDDHFKFENKKTGKNPIDWDLSHMFGSSPKTILEDEDKASNYAELTYSSEQIKEYLESVLQLEGVACKDWLTNKVDRCVSGKVAKQQTCGPVQLPLNNLGVMALDYKGTKGIATSIGHAPVSALIDPDAGSKLSIAEALTNLVWAPLTHGLKGVSLSANWMWPAKVEGENSRLYNAVKAVSEFAQELDINIPTGKDSLSMTQKYPDGDVVYSPGTVIISSVGEVSNINQVVSPNLKPEANSHIIYIDFSDDDYKLGGSSFAQVLNKLGSTAPTIKDAFYFKKAFAEIQLLVLENKILAGHDISAGGMITALLEMCFPTENSGLEISLNDIPEADTLKVLFSEQPGVLIQVADDSIVNDFKKVDINAYVIGTTNNSGRVTINHNDTALDLDVKELRDVWFKTSYLLDKKQSGADLAQARFENYKKQPLSYQFPAHFTGKLDQYGIDLNRKEETGYKAAIIREKGVNGDREMAWMMHMAGFDVKDVHMTDLISGRDDLSDVNLIVFVGGFSNSDVLGSAKGWAGAFLYNEKAKQALDNFYSRKDTLSLGVCNGCQLMMELGLLFPEIKNHPTMHHNSSEKFESSFISVDIPENESVMFSSLGGSKLGVWVAHGEGKFVLPEAESAYNIVAKYAYKAYPGNPNDSDHSTAAVCSKDGRHLAIMPHLERSIYPHNWAYYPEGRQDEVSPWIEAFTNAKAWLETHK from the coding sequence ATGATCCAGTTTTTCCGATCACAAGGTCAACAGTATTACGCAGTAGACCTTTCACAGCAGCTCCAGGAAGCAGACATTAACAAGCTAAAGTGGCTTTTTGGGCAAGCAGAAACTATAGAAGCACCTCAGTTAGAGGGTTATTTTGTAGGACCTCGCAAAGAAATGATTACCCCATGGAGCACGAATGCCGTGGAGATCACCCAGAATATGGGCATAGAAGGAATTAAAAGGATCGAGCAATTTACTCAGGTAGAAGAGCGATCAGCTGAATATGATCCTATGCTGGAAGTTCTCTATCATAACCTTGATCAGCAACTTTTCACTATTGCTAAAAGTCCTGATCCGGTAATAGAGATTGATGATATCTCTACTTTCAATAAAAAAGAAGGCCTGGCCCTTAGCGAAGAAGAAGTAGAATATCTGGAAGGAGTAAGTAAAAAATTAGACAGAAAGCTCACCGATAGTGAAGTTTTTGGCTTCTCTCAGGTAAACTCAGAGCACTGCAGGCATAAAATATTTAATGGTGTTTTCATTATTAACGGAAAAGAAATGGATAAATCCCTTTTCCAGATGATAAAAGAAACATCTACTAAAAACCCGAATTACATAGTTTCTGCTTATAAGGATAATGTAGCCTTTATTCAAGGCCCTAAAGCGGAACAATTTTCACCCAAAACACCTGATAAGCCTGATTATTTCACTACTAAAGAAATAGATACGGTTATCAGCTTAAAAGCGGAAACCCATAACTTCCCTACCACAGTAGAACCATTTAACGGTGCTGCCACAGGATCTGGAGGAGAGATTAGAGATAGACTAGCAGGAGGAAAAGGCAGCTTGCCATTAGCAGGAACTGCTGTATATATGACTTCATACTCCCGACTAGAGGAAGGAAGAAAGTGGGAAGAGAACATACAACCTAGAAAATGGTTGTACCAAACGCCTATGGACATCCTTATTAAAGCGTCTGATGGTGCCAGTGATTTTGGTAATAAGTTTGGTCAACCTCTTATTTGCGGAAGCTTACTCACTTTTGAGCACGAAGAGAACGACAAAAAATTCGGATTTGATAAAGTGATCATGCTGGCCGGTGGAATTGGGTTTGGCAAGAAGCATGACAGCTTAAAAGCATCCCCAGAAAAAGGAGACGAAATAGTAATACTTGGAGGGGACAACTACCGTATTGGTATGGGTGGTGGAGCCGTTTCTTCAGTAGCTACCGGAGAATTTGGCAACTCTATAGAGCTTAATGCCATACAGCGCTCTAACCCTGAAATGCAAAAAAGGGTGATGAATACTATCAGAGCTATGGTAGAAAGCGATGAGAACCCTATCATCTCTATTCATGATCATGGTGCTGGTGGCCACCTAAACTGCCTCTCTGAGCTGGTAGAAGAAACCGGTGGAACCATAGATGTAAACAAGCTGCCTGTGGGTGATCCTACACTTTCTGATAAAGAGATAGTAGGTAACGAATCTCAGGAAAGAATGGGCTTGGTAATGAAAAGTAAAGACCTTGATTACCTTAAAAAAGTAGCCGACAGAGAGCGCTCTCCTATGTATGCTGTAGGCCACGCTACCGGTGATGATCATTTTAAGTTTGAAAATAAAAAGACAGGCAAGAATCCTATAGATTGGGATCTGTCTCATATGTTCGGCTCATCTCCAAAAACTATATTGGAAGATGAAGATAAAGCCAGCAACTATGCTGAGTTAACTTATAGCTCAGAGCAAATCAAAGAATATTTAGAATCAGTATTACAACTGGAAGGTGTAGCTTGTAAAGACTGGTTAACTAACAAAGTGGACCGATGTGTTTCAGGAAAGGTAGCGAAACAACAGACTTGTGGGCCTGTACAGCTTCCTCTTAACAACCTGGGCGTAATGGCACTAGACTATAAAGGGACTAAAGGAATAGCCACTTCTATTGGCCATGCTCCTGTTTCCGCTCTTATAGATCCTGATGCAGGCTCCAAGCTTTCAATAGCTGAAGCACTCACTAACTTAGTTTGGGCTCCACTTACTCATGGACTTAAAGGAGTTTCTTTAAGTGCCAACTGGATGTGGCCAGCCAAAGTAGAAGGCGAAAACAGCAGATTATACAATGCCGTGAAAGCTGTAAGTGAATTTGCTCAGGAATTGGACATCAACATCCCTACGGGTAAAGATTCACTTTCTATGACCCAAAAATACCCTGATGGCGATGTAGTTTATTCTCCAGGAACGGTTATAATCAGCTCCGTAGGCGAAGTAAGCAACATCAATCAGGTAGTATCTCCTAACCTTAAGCCAGAAGCTAACTCTCACATCATATACATAGATTTTTCTGATGATGATTACAAGCTGGGTGGCAGTAGCTTTGCTCAGGTACTTAACAAGCTAGGCAGCACTGCTCCTACTATAAAAGATGCTTTTTATTTCAAAAAGGCCTTTGCTGAAATTCAGCTATTGGTGCTGGAAAATAAAATATTGGCAGGTCATGATATTTCTGCCGGAGGTATGATCACAGCGCTGCTTGAAATGTGCTTCCCTACAGAAAATTCAGGCCTTGAAATATCTCTAAACGATATTCCTGAAGCGGATACTTTAAAAGTACTTTTTAGTGAACAACCAGGAGTACTTATTCAGGTAGCTGATGATAGCATTGTTAATGATTTCAAAAAGGTAGACATCAACGCTTATGTTATAGGTACAACTAATAACAGCGGGCGTGTTACCATCAACCATAACGATACAGCTTTAGATCTTGATGTAAAAGAACTAAGAGACGTATGGTTTAAAACCTCTTATCTGTTAGATAAAAAGCAATCAGGTGCTGACTTAGCTCAGGCTCGTTTTGAAAACTACAAAAAGCAACCTCTTTCTTATCAGTTTCCGGCACATTTCACTGGCAAGCTAGATCAATATGGCATTGATTTAAATAGAAAAGAAGAGACAGGCTATAAAGCGGCTATCATTAGAGAAAAAGGAGTGAATGGTGACCGTGAAATGGCTTGGATGATGCACATGGCAGGCTTTGATGTGAAAGATGTTCACATGACTGACCTGATCAGTGGTAGAGATGATCTTTCTGATGTAAATCTCATAGTATTTGTAGGTGGCTTCTCTAACTCTGATGTACTAGGATCAGCCAAAGGGTGGGCTGGAGCATTCCTTTATAACGAAAAGGCGAAACAAGCCCTTGATAATTTCTATAGCAGAAAAGATACACTCAGCTTAGGCGTATGTAACGGTTGTCAGTTAATGATGGAATTAGGCCTCTTATTCCCTGAGATTAAGAATCACCCTACCATGCATCATAACAGTTCAGAGAAGTTTGAATCGAGCTTTATATCTGTTGATATACCAGAAAACGAAAGTGTAATGTTTAGCTCCCTGGGCGGCAGCAAGCTGGGCGTATGGGTAGCACATGGTGAAGGTAAGTTTGTATTACCAGAGGCTGAGTCCGCTTATAACATAGTAGCTAAATACGCTTATAAGGCGTATCCTGGCAACCCTAACGACTCAGATCATAGTACAGCTGCTGTTTGCTCTAAAGATGGCAGACACCTCGCTATAATGCCTCATTTGGAGCGTTCTATATACCCTCACAACTGGGCATATTACCCTGAAGGCAGACAAGATGAAGTATCACCATGGATAGAGGCATTTACGAACGCTAAGGCATGGTTAGAAACACATAAGTAA
- a CDS encoding DUF4136 domain-containing protein — MKSRSHFLSIGILSLILVSCFSYRELPVEYDYSYKGRFDKYSSYDFLLQAENQELASNGEVIKRAIESHMKFLGYKRKDNKPDLLLSFRVFVDSLNFRGYNQPKIEDWMTKQNRDLEYNRLKIGMKEGTLLIQIFDRKQKASIWQGYATDYYGRVNFSDIRDVNNAVKSILNKYQFFADGFMEEQKKILSQTP; from the coding sequence ATGAAATCACGCTCTCACTTCCTATCCATCGGAATACTATCTCTAATATTAGTATCGTGCTTCTCTTATCGTGAACTACCTGTAGAATATGACTACAGCTACAAAGGTCGTTTTGACAAATACAGTAGTTATGACTTCTTGCTGCAGGCAGAGAACCAGGAACTAGCCTCTAACGGCGAGGTAATCAAGAGGGCGATAGAATCTCACATGAAATTTCTTGGCTATAAAAGAAAGGACAACAAGCCCGATTTACTACTATCTTTCAGGGTGTTTGTAGACAGCCTGAACTTCAGAGGTTACAACCAACCTAAAATAGAAGACTGGATGACCAAGCAAAATCGTGACCTTGAATACAACCGATTAAAGATTGGTATGAAAGAAGGCACCCTGCTTATTCAGATTTTTGACAGAAAACAAAAAGCTTCTATCTGGCAAGGCTATGCTACAGACTACTATGGCCGTGTAAACTTTTCTGACATTAGAGACGTCAATAACGCCGTAAAATCCATTCTAAACAAGTATCAGTTCTTCGCAGACGGCTTCATGGAAGAGCAGAAAAAGATACTTTCTCAGACTCCGTAA
- a CDS encoding aspartate aminotransferase family protein — MMSYTNEELYQQDKNNYLPTFKRFPLAFAKGKGSRLWDVEGKEYIDMLAGIAVCNVGHSHPKVVEAVQKQAAELMHISNFFVTLPQVELSKKLKEISGLDHVFITNSGAESVEGAIKVARKYAHKHGRGGEVISMTKSFHGRTLGTIATGQAKYQQGFEPIPTGFKQVEFNNLEALKSTISQETAAIILEPVQGEGGINPVDKDYLQAIREICTEEKIALIFDEVQCGIGRTGKWFAKDHYGVQPDVMTLAKGLGGGFPIGAFVCDSKISDAINYGDHGTTFGGNPLACSSALATLSVIEEENLLDAATEKGAWVKAEFEKMKAEHGEIKYIRGLGLMIGIELSQPAAPVVKLLLEKGIIANATADTVLRLVPSLNIPEEDLKQVVEEIEKCLAETMIEQ, encoded by the coding sequence ATGATGAGTTATACTAATGAAGAATTATATCAGCAGGATAAAAATAATTATCTGCCTACATTCAAACGATTTCCCTTGGCCTTTGCAAAAGGTAAGGGGAGCAGACTGTGGGATGTAGAAGGAAAAGAATATATTGATATGCTGGCGGGCATAGCAGTTTGTAATGTAGGGCATAGCCACCCTAAAGTGGTGGAGGCTGTGCAGAAACAAGCGGCAGAGCTTATGCATATTTCTAATTTCTTTGTGACCTTGCCACAGGTAGAGCTGAGCAAAAAGCTCAAAGAAATTAGTGGTCTTGATCATGTTTTCATAACCAATAGTGGCGCTGAATCTGTAGAAGGTGCTATAAAAGTGGCTCGTAAATACGCACATAAGCATGGTCGGGGAGGAGAGGTGATTTCTATGACCAAATCTTTTCACGGTCGTACGCTGGGTACTATCGCCACTGGCCAGGCTAAATATCAGCAAGGTTTTGAACCTATTCCCACAGGTTTTAAGCAAGTAGAATTTAATAACCTTGAAGCTCTTAAGTCAACTATTAGCCAGGAAACGGCGGCTATTATTTTAGAGCCTGTGCAAGGTGAAGGAGGTATTAACCCTGTGGATAAGGACTATTTGCAAGCGATAAGAGAAATCTGTACAGAAGAAAAAATTGCTTTGATTTTTGACGAAGTGCAATGTGGAATCGGTCGTACAGGGAAGTGGTTTGCGAAGGATCATTATGGAGTGCAGCCCGATGTTATGACACTGGCCAAAGGGCTTGGTGGAGGTTTCCCGATAGGAGCTTTTGTATGTGATTCAAAAATTAGTGATGCTATTAATTATGGAGATCACGGTACCACTTTTGGAGGTAATCCATTAGCCTGTTCTTCAGCTTTAGCTACGTTATCAGTTATAGAAGAAGAGAATTTGTTAGATGCAGCCACTGAGAAGGGAGCATGGGTGAAAGCTGAATTTGAAAAAATGAAAGCTGAGCATGGTGAGATAAAATACATTCGTGGACTTGGACTTATGATAGGTATTGAGTTATCTCAGCCAGCGGCTCCGGTGGTGAAACTGCTTTTAGAAAAAGGTATTATAGCTAATGCTACCGCTGATACGGTGCTAAGACTAGTGCCTTCTTTAAATATACCTGAAGAAGATTTGAAGCAAGTGGTGGAAGAAATAGAAAAGTGTTTAGCAGAAACCATGATAGAACAATGA
- a CDS encoding ribose-phosphate pyrophosphokinase — protein MSSVKIFSGKSTQYLAEKIAQSYGKPLGEVTLQKFSDGEMSPFFTESVRGSDVFLIQSTFPPADNFLELLLLIDAAKRASAKYVTVVVPYFGYARQDRKDKPRVAIAAKLMANLLSAAGADRIMTCDLHADQIQGFFDIPLDHLDGTSIFIPYIRSLKLEDIIFASPDVGGVKRTRSFAKFFRAEMVVCDKYREKANEVASMRLIGDVEGKDVVMIDDLIDTGGTICKAAALLKDKGAKSVRAVATHPILSGKAYENIENSELEELVTTDTLPLKQDCSKIKVLSVSDLFAKAIRKIHDHESISSLFIRS, from the coding sequence ATGTCATCAGTAAAGATCTTCTCCGGAAAATCAACTCAATACTTGGCTGAAAAAATTGCTCAGTCATACGGTAAGCCTTTAGGAGAAGTCACGCTTCAGAAATTTAGTGACGGTGAAATGTCTCCTTTCTTTACTGAATCTGTAAGAGGAAGTGATGTCTTTTTGATACAATCAACTTTTCCCCCTGCTGATAACTTTTTGGAATTACTTTTACTTATCGATGCTGCTAAAAGAGCTAGCGCTAAGTATGTAACTGTAGTGGTTCCTTATTTCGGTTATGCACGTCAGGACAGAAAAGATAAACCAAGAGTAGCTATAGCAGCCAAGCTCATGGCTAACTTATTATCAGCCGCAGGCGCAGACAGAATTATGACTTGTGACCTTCATGCTGATCAGATCCAGGGATTTTTTGATATTCCTTTAGATCACTTAGATGGTACTTCAATATTTATTCCTTACATCAGATCTCTGAAATTGGAAGATATCATTTTTGCTTCTCCTGATGTAGGTGGTGTAAAAAGAACCAGAAGCTTCGCTAAGTTCTTTAGAGCTGAAATGGTAGTTTGTGATAAGTACCGTGAAAAAGCCAACGAAGTAGCATCTATGAGACTTATTGGAGACGTAGAAGGCAAAGACGTAGTAATGATAGATGACCTAATAGATACCGGAGGCACTATATGCAAAGCAGCCGCTCTTTTAAAAGACAAAGGAGCTAAATCTGTAAGAGCAGTAGCCACTCACCCGATACTATCTGGCAAAGCCTACGAAAACATAGAAAACTCAGAGCTGGAAGAGCTGGTAACTACAGACACCCTGCCTCTGAAACAAGATTGCTCTAAAATAAAAGTACTCAGTGTATCTGACCTTTTTGCTAAAGCAATCAGAAAAATACATGATCATGAGTCTATCAGCTCATTATTCATCCGTTCTTAA
- the argJ gene encoding bifunctional glutamate N-acetyltransferase/amino-acid acetyltransferase ArgJ, whose amino-acid sequence MIQNITNVKGIKCWGAHTGIKSMRRDLAIIYSEVPCAAAACFTQNKVQAEPVKLSIKHMKDNRAQVIVCNAGNANACTGEQGRIGAEAMANTVAEELKIPVEDVIVASTGLIGEPFPTDDIVKGIKENIPKLSNTAKAGSFTANAILTTDTFPKEGFLEFDCDGTKVALGGMAKGSGMIHPNMATMLSFVVTDINIDEKLLDEAVKYCVERTFNMITVDGDTSTNDMVAVLANGLAGNKKIKTKSDPNYQLFREKLMQLLTHLAKLIISDGEGASKFIEYKVTKARTENNARTLVKAISDSTLVKTAMFGRDPNWGRIIAACGNAGVPFDYTKADLYIGDNSNLVQVLKKGSPADYDKAYIKKLLRESHIRIVLELHKGSEESTGWGSDLTTDYVMFNSVYTT is encoded by the coding sequence ATGATTCAAAATATTACAAATGTAAAAGGTATCAAATGCTGGGGAGCACACACCGGAATCAAGTCTATGAGACGTGATCTGGCTATAATCTACTCAGAGGTGCCTTGTGCCGCAGCAGCTTGTTTTACCCAAAATAAAGTGCAGGCAGAGCCGGTGAAATTGAGTATTAAACACATGAAAGATAACCGGGCTCAGGTAATAGTATGTAATGCTGGTAATGCTAATGCATGTACCGGAGAGCAAGGCCGAATTGGAGCAGAAGCTATGGCTAATACTGTAGCTGAAGAACTAAAAATACCGGTAGAAGATGTGATAGTAGCCTCAACAGGGCTCATAGGAGAGCCTTTTCCTACTGATGATATTGTGAAGGGAATAAAAGAAAATATTCCTAAATTATCTAATACGGCCAAGGCAGGATCTTTTACTGCTAATGCTATTCTTACTACAGATACTTTCCCTAAAGAAGGCTTTCTTGAATTTGACTGTGATGGCACTAAAGTAGCGCTGGGCGGCATGGCTAAAGGATCAGGTATGATTCATCCAAACATGGCTACTATGCTGTCTTTTGTGGTTACGGATATTAATATAGATGAGAAATTACTGGATGAAGCGGTAAAGTACTGTGTAGAGAGAACTTTTAATATGATTACTGTAGATGGTGATACTTCTACTAATGATATGGTGGCAGTATTGGCAAACGGTCTGGCTGGTAATAAGAAGATTAAAACCAAAAGCGATCCTAACTATCAGCTGTTTAGAGAAAAGCTTATGCAGCTGCTTACACACCTGGCCAAATTAATTATCTCTGATGGCGAAGGTGCCTCTAAGTTTATAGAGTATAAAGTTACTAAGGCCAGAACTGAGAATAATGCCAGAACTTTAGTGAAAGCGATCTCTGATTCTACACTAGTTAAAACGGCTATGTTTGGCCGTGATCCTAACTGGGGGAGAATAATAGCTGCCTGCGGTAATGCTGGCGTTCCTTTTGATTATACCAAGGCCGATTTATACATTGGAGATAATAGTAACCTGGTGCAGGTGCTTAAGAAAGGATCTCCTGCAGATTATGATAAGGCATATATAAAGAAACTGCTGAGAGAATCTCACATCCGTATAGTCCTGGAGCTACATAAGGGTAGTGAAGAGAGCACAGGTTGGGGCTCAGACCTTACTACAGATTATGTGATGTTTAATTCAGTATATACTACCTAA
- a CDS encoding 50S ribosomal protein L25/general stress protein Ctc, which translates to MKTVEVIGYKRANLGKSDSKKLRAEGNVPCVIYGGDEQIHFYAPMILFRELVYTDEAHFVHLNIEGDEYQAILQDIQFHPVSEVILHVDFLQIFEGKTIKMDIPVHFEGESPGVAKGGTLIKKRRHLRIQSLPKHMPEHITVDLSGLDFGKAIKVQEIAEDNFEILDTKIASVAVVEIPRALRGKQTAEAEETEAEETE; encoded by the coding sequence ATGAAAACAGTTGAGGTTATAGGGTATAAAAGAGCAAATCTCGGCAAATCAGATTCCAAGAAGTTGCGCGCAGAAGGAAATGTTCCTTGCGTAATTTATGGTGGTGATGAGCAGATACACTTTTATGCACCAATGATTCTTTTCAGAGAATTAGTGTACACAGATGAAGCACACTTTGTGCATTTGAACATTGAGGGAGATGAGTATCAGGCTATCTTACAAGATATCCAGTTTCACCCAGTAAGTGAAGTAATTCTTCATGTTGACTTCTTGCAAATCTTCGAAGGAAAAACCATTAAAATGGATATTCCTGTTCATTTCGAAGGAGAATCTCCAGGTGTAGCCAAAGGGGGTACTCTTATTAAGAAAAGAAGACACTTAAGAATTCAGTCGCTTCCTAAGCATATGCCTGAGCATATCACTGTAGATCTTAGCGGCTTAGACTTCGGAAAAGCTATAAAAGTACAAGAGATCGCAGAAGATAACTTCGAAATCCTTGATACTAAAATCGCTTCTGTAGCTGTAGTAGAAATACCAAGAGCACTTAGAGGTAAGCAAACTGCTGAAGCAGAAGAAACTGAAGCAGAAGAGACTGAATAA